One window from the genome of Mumia sp. ZJ1417 encodes:
- a CDS encoding acyl-CoA carboxylase subunit beta, producing MTTTVDTASPTYTDNREALLEKIDDLAEQHAKALAGGGEKYVARHHKRGKLLARERIELLIDEGAPFLELSTLAAWGTDFPVGGSLVAGIGVVEGVECMIIANDPTVKGGSSNPLTVKKGLRAAQIAAENRLPTINLVESGGADLPTQKDIFIPGGATFRNITRSSAARVPTVALVFGNSTAGGAYVPGMSDYVVMVKEGAKVFLGGPPLVKMATGEESDDESLGGAEMHARVSGLADYLAVDEYDAIRLGRQIVRRLNWRKQGPAPKASYAEPAFNPEELLGIVPSDLKVPFDPREVIARIVDGPSVDGGTGFDEFKPLYGTSLVTGFAQIHGYPIGILANAQGVLFSEEAQKATQFIQLANQIDTPLLFLHNTTGYMVGAEYEQGGIIKHGAQMINAVSNSTVPHISVVMGASYGAGHYGMSGRAYDPRFMFSWPNAKSAVMGPAQLAGVISIVARGAAEAKGMPYDEDGDKQMRAFVEKQIEEQSLAYFTSGLLYDDGVIDPRDTRTVLGICLSAIATAPIEGARGYGVFRL from the coding sequence ATGACGACGACGGTGGACACCGCGTCACCCACGTACACCGACAACCGCGAGGCGTTGCTCGAGAAGATCGACGACCTCGCCGAGCAGCATGCGAAGGCGCTCGCGGGCGGCGGTGAGAAGTACGTCGCCCGCCACCACAAGCGTGGCAAGCTCCTCGCGCGCGAGCGAATCGAGCTGCTGATCGACGAAGGCGCACCGTTCCTCGAGCTGTCGACGCTCGCGGCGTGGGGGACCGACTTCCCCGTGGGCGGCTCGCTCGTCGCCGGCATCGGCGTCGTCGAGGGCGTCGAGTGCATGATCATCGCGAACGACCCGACCGTGAAGGGCGGCTCCAGCAATCCGCTCACGGTCAAGAAGGGCCTGCGCGCCGCGCAGATCGCGGCCGAGAACCGGCTCCCGACGATCAACCTCGTCGAGTCCGGCGGCGCCGACCTGCCGACCCAGAAGGACATCTTCATCCCCGGCGGCGCGACGTTCCGCAACATCACCAGGTCGAGCGCCGCGCGCGTCCCGACGGTCGCGCTGGTGTTCGGCAACTCGACCGCCGGTGGTGCGTACGTCCCGGGCATGAGCGACTACGTCGTGATGGTCAAGGAGGGCGCGAAGGTCTTCCTCGGCGGGCCGCCGCTGGTCAAGATGGCGACCGGCGAGGAGTCCGACGACGAGTCGCTCGGCGGTGCCGAGATGCACGCCCGCGTCTCGGGTCTCGCTGACTATCTCGCGGTCGACGAGTACGACGCGATCCGCCTCGGCCGTCAGATCGTCCGCCGCCTGAACTGGCGCAAGCAGGGCCCGGCACCGAAGGCCTCGTACGCGGAGCCGGCCTTCAACCCCGAGGAGCTGCTCGGCATCGTCCCGAGCGACCTCAAGGTCCCGTTCGACCCGCGCGAGGTGATCGCCCGCATCGTTGATGGGCCCAGTGTGGACGGCGGAACGGGGTTCGACGAGTTCAAGCCGCTCTACGGCACGTCGCTCGTGACCGGGTTCGCGCAGATCCACGGCTACCCGATCGGCATCCTCGCCAACGCCCAGGGCGTGCTGTTCAGCGAGGAGGCGCAGAAGGCGACGCAGTTCATCCAGCTCGCCAACCAGATCGACACGCCACTGCTGTTCCTGCACAACACGACCGGCTACATGGTCGGCGCCGAGTACGAGCAGGGCGGCATCATCAAGCACGGCGCGCAGATGATCAACGCCGTCTCCAACTCGACGGTGCCGCACATCTCCGTCGTCATGGGCGCCTCGTACGGGGCCGGCCACTACGGCATGAGCGGGCGCGCGTACGACCCGCGCTTCATGTTCAGCTGGCCCAACGCGAAGTCGGCGGTGATGGGCCCGGCGCAGCTCGCCGGCGTGATCTCGATCGTCGCGCGCGGTGCCGCCGAGGCGAAGGGCATGCCGTACGACGAGGACGGCGACAAGCAGATGCGCGCCTTCGTCGAGAAGCAGATCGAGGAGCAGTCGCTGGCGTACTTCACCTCCGGGCTCCTCTATGACGACGGCGTGATCGACCCGCGCGACACCCGCACCGTGCTCGGCATCTGCCTGAGCGCGATCGCGACCGCGCCGATCGAAGGGGCCCGTGGCTACGGGGTGTTCCGGCTGTGA